A genomic region of Gemmata massiliana contains the following coding sequences:
- a CDS encoding AAA family ATPase, which yields MSITITEKDLPADLTPPQAVEAAYSQELAEVASKLIRGLPTLIECDKELAPYLFMNVRDRLRQAKLQCIYLDGRQRDPQQGAMPMGLIGTMIGQLRDAVRGATERRVVVLPHLDLLTTSQGGLTSEAREVIPLLYENPELVWLGFKDPSFSLPKVIENLFPHWLSILGISRNRLRHLITQKESRKFGKDFSPWQLYKYVSGVNAVRLRRLLSTLEGEDYPADPKRAYAQVRQSTLSGNMEIPSVDLEKDIGGYAKVKAKLKSEILDTLSKRDRATDPEEVSRLEELIPRGMIFWGPPGTGKTYFAKAIAASIGAAITIVSGPELKSKWVGESEENLRQIFHKARQSAPSIIVFDEIDSFATARGTYTGSGVEHSMVNQLLTEMDGFHKDELVFIVGTTNFVESLDPALLRPGRFEFHIHIPYPDDDDRRAIFEIYNKKMKLQFTEEAMEYAINRTGIRYMTPTGTAFSGDHLNALCRSVARLRMRENITGETTPKLIEKAITEFDEKVEVHEKDLPVVATHEAGHFLVSIFCEHHQQPEKVTIQSDMPWAPFFTQFKHEKNRIGMSRNEMLDQITVLYGGIEAERLLVGDVSTGASGMGSANSDLSRASLFAEYMVEVCGMSNLAAPLRSFRDHKGDRQVLSGSMAEAIDRQVNTLIVEAQARAAAILTKHKADLLKIRDELTEKKTIEGERTKEIIEDLRARFPKDVGAPGPEVKLGTGAGTTTEAGAEKKTSKKKDD from the coding sequence ATGAGCATCACGATCACGGAAAAAGACCTCCCCGCCGACCTCACCCCACCGCAAGCGGTGGAAGCGGCGTACAGTCAGGAACTCGCGGAAGTCGCCAGCAAGCTCATCCGCGGACTGCCCACACTCATCGAGTGTGACAAAGAACTCGCGCCGTACCTGTTCATGAACGTGCGCGACCGCTTGCGTCAGGCCAAACTTCAGTGCATCTACCTCGACGGCCGGCAGCGCGACCCGCAACAGGGTGCGATGCCGATGGGCCTCATCGGGACCATGATCGGGCAACTCCGCGACGCCGTCCGAGGCGCCACCGAGCGCCGAGTGGTTGTGCTTCCGCACTTGGACCTGCTCACCACCAGCCAGGGCGGGCTCACGAGCGAAGCGCGTGAGGTGATTCCGCTCCTGTACGAGAACCCCGAACTCGTGTGGCTCGGGTTCAAAGACCCGTCGTTCTCGCTGCCGAAAGTGATCGAGAACCTGTTCCCGCACTGGCTGAGCATCCTCGGTATCTCGCGGAACCGGTTGCGCCACCTCATCACGCAGAAGGAGAGCCGCAAGTTCGGCAAGGACTTCTCACCGTGGCAGCTCTACAAGTACGTCTCCGGTGTGAACGCGGTGCGCCTGCGCCGGCTGCTCTCCACGCTCGAAGGTGAGGACTACCCCGCCGACCCGAAGCGCGCCTACGCGCAAGTGCGGCAGTCCACGCTCAGCGGGAACATGGAGATCCCGTCCGTCGATCTAGAAAAAGACATCGGCGGCTACGCGAAGGTGAAGGCGAAGCTCAAGAGCGAGATCCTCGACACGCTCTCGAAGCGCGACCGCGCCACGGACCCCGAAGAGGTTTCGCGCCTCGAAGAGCTCATCCCACGCGGCATGATCTTCTGGGGGCCGCCGGGTACGGGTAAGACGTACTTCGCGAAGGCCATCGCCGCCAGCATCGGCGCCGCGATCACCATCGTGTCCGGCCCGGAACTGAAGTCGAAGTGGGTCGGCGAATCGGAAGAGAATCTGCGCCAGATCTTCCACAAAGCCCGGCAGTCGGCGCCGTCGATCATCGTGTTCGACGAAATCGACTCGTTCGCCACCGCCCGCGGAACGTACACCGGCAGCGGCGTCGAGCACTCGATGGTGAACCAACTGCTTACCGAAATGGACGGGTTCCACAAGGACGAGCTCGTGTTCATCGTGGGCACGACCAACTTCGTGGAATCGCTCGACCCCGCCCTGCTCCGCCCCGGCCGGTTCGAGTTCCACATCCACATTCCGTACCCGGACGACGACGACCGCCGCGCCATCTTCGAGATCTACAACAAGAAGATGAAGCTCCAGTTCACCGAAGAGGCGATGGAGTACGCGATCAATCGTACCGGCATCCGGTACATGACGCCGACCGGCACCGCGTTCAGCGGCGACCACCTGAATGCTCTATGCCGCTCGGTGGCCCGCCTCCGGATGCGCGAGAACATTACTGGTGAAACGACGCCGAAGCTGATCGAGAAGGCGATCACCGAGTTCGACGAGAAAGTGGAAGTTCACGAAAAGGATCTACCCGTCGTGGCGACCCACGAGGCCGGGCACTTCCTCGTGTCCATCTTCTGCGAACACCACCAACAGCCCGAAAAGGTGACCATTCAAAGCGACATGCCCTGGGCGCCGTTCTTCACGCAGTTCAAACACGAGAAGAACCGGATCGGTATGAGTCGTAACGAGATGCTCGATCAGATCACGGTGCTCTACGGCGGGATCGAAGCCGAGCGGTTGCTCGTCGGCGATGTGTCTACCGGTGCCAGCGGGATGGGGTCGGCGAACTCAGACCTCTCGCGGGCGTCGCTGTTCGCGGAGTACATGGTCGAAGTGTGCGGGATGTCGAACCTCGCGGCCCCGCTGCGCTCGTTCCGCGACCACAAGGGCGACCGGCAGGTGCTTTCCGGCTCGATGGCCGAGGCCATCGACCGTCAGGTGAACACACTCATCGTTGAAGCGCAAGCTCGCGCCGCAGCGATTCTCACCAAGCACAAAGCGGACCTCCTGAAGATCCGCGACGAACTGACAGAGAAGAAGACGATCGAGGGCGAACGGACGAAAGAGATCATTGAAGATCTGCGAGCGCGATTCCCGAAGGATGTGGGGGCGCCCGGCCCGGAGGTGAAACTCGGTACCGGTGCCGGCACCACAACGGAAGCGGGCGCCGAGAAAAAAACCTCGAAGAAAAAAGACGACTGA
- the hemB gene encoding porphobilinogen synthase — MNHPICGNTSPTPTFPVSRPRRLRYNPLVRELVRETELSPRDLILPLFVRPGKGVRQEISSMPGNFQLSTDTLVDEVGAARDVGIKSFILFGIPEYKDATGSSALKDEGIVQQALRALRKAYGTDVLLMTDECFCEYTDHGHCGLLCDRGGILDVDNDATLPILAEQCVSHAKAGADVIAPSGMMDGMVRAIRTGLDNAGFTDVPILSYAAKYASGFYGPFREAAESPPSFGDRNTYQMDPGNTDEAMKEVAIDLAEGADMIMVKPALSYLDIIRRVKEQFRVPVAAYNVSGEFAMVKAAAAKGWIDERRVTLEILTSIRRAGSDMILTYHARDVAKWLK; from the coding sequence ATGAACCACCCAATTTGCGGCAATACATCTCCGACGCCAACTTTCCCCGTCTCGCGCCCGCGCCGGTTGCGTTATAACCCGCTCGTGCGGGAACTCGTGCGCGAAACCGAACTCTCCCCACGCGACCTGATCCTGCCGTTGTTCGTGCGCCCCGGCAAAGGCGTGCGCCAGGAAATCAGCTCGATGCCGGGCAACTTCCAGTTGAGCACCGATACGCTCGTGGACGAAGTCGGCGCCGCACGCGATGTGGGCATCAAATCGTTCATCCTGTTCGGCATCCCCGAATACAAGGACGCGACCGGGTCCAGTGCCCTCAAGGACGAAGGCATCGTGCAACAGGCTCTACGTGCGCTTCGCAAAGCCTACGGCACCGACGTGCTCCTCATGACGGACGAGTGCTTCTGCGAGTACACCGACCACGGGCACTGCGGCCTCCTGTGCGATCGTGGCGGCATCCTCGATGTGGACAACGACGCAACGCTCCCCATTCTGGCGGAACAGTGCGTGAGCCACGCGAAGGCCGGCGCGGACGTGATCGCCCCCAGCGGCATGATGGACGGCATGGTGCGCGCAATCCGCACGGGGCTGGACAATGCAGGGTTCACGGACGTCCCGATCCTGAGCTACGCGGCGAAGTACGCAAGCGGGTTCTACGGCCCGTTCCGTGAAGCGGCCGAAAGCCCGCCATCGTTCGGTGACCGTAACACGTACCAAATGGACCCGGGCAACACGGACGAGGCGATGAAGGAGGTCGCCATCGACCTGGCCGAAGGCGCGGACATGATTATGGTGAAGCCCGCACTGTCGTACCTGGACATCATCCGGCGCGTGAAGGAGCAGTTCCGCGTACCGGTGGCGGCGTACAACGTGAGCGGCGAGTTCGCAATGGTGAAAGCGGCCGCGGCCAAGGGCTGGATCGACGAGCGCCGCGTGACGCTGGAAATCCTCACGAGCATCCGCAGAGCCGGGTCCGACATGATCCTCACCTACCACGCACGTGACGTCGCGAAGTGGTTGAAGTAA
- a CDS encoding 4Fe-4S single cluster domain-containing protein: MTGAAEELTIQIAQVVPCTEAEGPGKRFALWFQGCPLRCPGCCNPEFLSFKGGSTKTLREMTEWIQQARDESGIEGITLLGGEPTAHAPAALALARAARDLGLSVMVFSGFTVEELREKADPDVLELIGLTDILVDGPYIRELPDTERRWIGSRNQRIHFLTPRYSYDEQWRTKNTLEIRVVGREITVNGFPAANAVGLWKGWRRKKPIPLPVAPETKRSPEETDAK; encoded by the coding sequence ATGACCGGCGCCGCGGAAGAACTGACGATACAGATCGCCCAAGTGGTGCCCTGCACCGAAGCCGAGGGGCCGGGCAAACGGTTCGCGCTGTGGTTCCAGGGGTGCCCGCTGCGGTGCCCCGGCTGCTGTAACCCAGAGTTCCTGTCGTTCAAAGGCGGCTCAACAAAAACGCTCCGTGAAATGACGGAGTGGATTCAACAGGCGCGGGATGAGAGCGGTATCGAGGGAATCACGCTGCTCGGCGGCGAACCCACTGCACACGCGCCCGCCGCTCTCGCACTCGCGCGAGCGGCACGCGACCTCGGTTTGTCCGTCATGGTCTTCAGCGGGTTCACGGTCGAAGAATTGCGAGAAAAGGCCGATCCGGATGTATTGGAGTTGATCGGGCTAACAGACATTCTCGTGGACGGGCCGTACATCCGCGAGTTGCCCGATACCGAGCGCCGGTGGATCGGCTCGCGGAACCAGCGCATCCACTTTTTGACGCCGCGTTACTCCTACGACGAGCAGTGGCGGACGAAGAACACGCTGGAGATCCGGGTCGTCGGGCGCGAGATCACCGTGAATGGCTTTCCGGCCGCGAATGCTGTAGGCTTGTGGAAGGGTTGGAGGCGTAAAAAACCAATTCCGCTCCCGGTCGCCCCCGAGACGAAACGTTCACCAGAAGAGACCGACGCCAAATGA
- the rtcA gene encoding RNA 3'-terminal phosphate cyclase yields MIEIDGSEGEGGGQILRSALALSILTGRPFKLVNIRANRSKPGLQPQHLMCVRAAGAISSAVYKGASNGSSVLYFEPGPVKSGDYTFSIGTAGATALVLHTVYLPLALRGDKLSTVTVTGGTHNQHAPCYHFLETTWATYLARMGIQVEVEMIRPGFYPRGGGEIRAVIHPCSRVKGQSLLTCPELTTAGGFSAFAGLPESVGKRQARRLSVQLKAEGVESHIPVEEWEAANPGSVAAVIFRQAPVPALFFGLGERGKPSESVADDAMHEAVPFRDAKCPVDPHSADQILLPLAFSDDASEYRTSEITRHLTTNVETVRKFVDRTIQIEDGDGKAGGGLGEPAGGYPNKSGVVRIAQRV; encoded by the coding sequence ATGATTGAAATTGACGGTTCGGAAGGTGAAGGCGGCGGGCAGATCCTGCGGTCGGCGCTCGCGCTTTCGATCCTCACCGGGCGACCGTTCAAACTGGTGAACATTCGGGCGAACCGCTCGAAGCCGGGGTTGCAGCCGCAACACCTGATGTGCGTGCGCGCGGCCGGCGCGATTAGTAGCGCTGTGTATAAGGGCGCATCGAACGGGTCGTCCGTTCTGTACTTCGAGCCGGGACCGGTCAAAAGCGGCGACTACACGTTCTCGATCGGCACTGCGGGCGCGACCGCGCTCGTGCTCCACACGGTGTACCTCCCGCTCGCGCTGCGCGGCGACAAGCTGAGCACCGTGACCGTCACCGGCGGCACGCACAACCAGCACGCTCCGTGTTATCACTTCCTTGAAACCACGTGGGCCACGTACCTCGCCCGAATGGGTATCCAGGTCGAGGTCGAAATGATCCGCCCCGGTTTTTATCCGCGTGGCGGCGGCGAGATTCGCGCGGTCATCCATCCGTGTTCCCGTGTGAAGGGGCAGTCGCTCCTGACGTGCCCCGAACTGACCACCGCGGGCGGGTTCAGCGCGTTCGCGGGATTGCCGGAGTCCGTTGGCAAGCGCCAGGCACGTCGATTGAGTGTGCAGTTGAAAGCGGAGGGGGTCGAATCGCACATTCCGGTCGAAGAGTGGGAGGCCGCGAATCCGGGGAGTGTAGCCGCGGTGATCTTCCGACAAGCACCCGTGCCGGCTCTGTTCTTCGGACTCGGCGAACGCGGCAAGCCGTCAGAAAGTGTCGCCGACGACGCGATGCACGAAGCGGTCCCGTTCCGCGATGCGAAGTGCCCCGTCGATCCGCACTCCGCCGATCAGATCCTGCTACCGCTCGCGTTCAGCGACGATGCCAGTGAGTACCGCACCTCGGAAATCACGCGACACCTGACAACCAACGTGGAAACCGTGCGGAAGTTCGTGGATCGTACCATTCAGATTGAGGACGGAGATGGCAAGGCAGGAGGGGGTTTGGGGGAACCCGCGGGGGGTTACCCCAACAAATCGGGGGTTGTGCGCATTGCGCAGCGGGTATAA